One window from the genome of Myxococcales bacterium encodes:
- a CDS encoding transglycosylase domain-containing protein, with the protein MKRRTGWLRWVVAAVVASLLVAALVAVPNAMERAVRRQVLPRVASKLGLDVTAAEVDAGWGSVELRGVAVGDVVMVPRVTVRYALGAALLGNIDVVQVVVHAPAITIEVRPDGSSNLDPIMQRFRAAPGASPTASAGSSTRLPRALLVQGATVRVSDRRQGWVLDISGLALNVAPRTKTGSGRFATLAAHAARGPRLSLADVNFEVARDETVDVKIGDGAIELWPGFALTNLSGTLGSARRATLTLALAGSYGGAKLPLWTAAGALDLNAWQGEVTIAASEFSLGRLAAVLPANMFPDIDKTLIDASLKLSLRDKRITYEGQSHVSGLSLSHPMLASEPLVGIDLASEFGGWLDWPTRELVLREARFVTREVPLVLRGNVLFAHASRVAADGTPQPLAMLTAQASVPSTPCQQVLEAIPSAIAPFLREFKLQGDFAAEVDLAIDWNNLDALALRADIGMNRCKVLKAPQAVGERLRGEFTHHVEIEQNEWMSFVVGPSNPDFVPYAALPPHVVYAAMTTEDPRFFKHHGFLPSEFEKALAANLKVGYFRLGASPMTMQLVKNVLLYREKTLSRKFQELFLTWHIEQVLTKERMLEIYFNVVEYGPAIYGVTAAAREYFAKPVAELTLKEAVFLAKLLPSPKARYRQLCEGTLRKWMEDGIGLALERMLQKTWITPNEYEAALTTPLVFATRNESREQCLARVKTAIQKARPTTPRAPRPPARP; encoded by the coding sequence ATGAAGCGCAGGACGGGGTGGTTGCGCTGGGTCGTAGCTGCCGTCGTGGCGTCCTTGCTGGTTGCTGCGTTGGTTGCGGTGCCCAACGCGATGGAGCGCGCGGTCAGGCGGCAGGTGTTGCCGCGGGTTGCCAGCAAGCTTGGGCTTGACGTTACCGCCGCAGAAGTTGACGCCGGCTGGGGCAGCGTCGAGTTGCGCGGGGTGGCGGTGGGCGACGTCGTGATGGTGCCACGCGTCACCGTGCGCTATGCACTCGGCGCCGCGCTGCTTGGCAACATCGATGTGGTGCAAGTCGTCGTTCACGCGCCCGCGATTACCATTGAAGTGCGGCCGGACGGCTCGAGCAACCTGGATCCGATCATGCAAAGATTTCGCGCTGCCCCGGGGGCCTCGCCGACTGCGTCAGCGGGTAGCTCGACGCGGCTGCCCCGGGCGCTCCTAGTGCAGGGTGCCACCGTCCGCGTCTCTGATCGACGCCAGGGCTGGGTGCTCGATATCTCGGGCCTCGCGCTAAACGTCGCGCCTCGGACCAAGACCGGCAGCGGCCGCTTCGCCACGCTTGCAGCGCACGCCGCGCGCGGCCCTCGTCTTAGCCTTGCCGATGTGAATTTTGAGGTAGCTCGCGATGAGACGGTCGACGTGAAAATTGGCGACGGCGCGATCGAGCTGTGGCCTGGCTTTGCGTTGACGAACCTCTCCGGGACGCTTGGCTCAGCCAGGCGCGCCACGCTCACCTTGGCGTTGGCCGGCAGTTACGGCGGCGCCAAGCTGCCGCTGTGGACGGCGGCAGGCGCGCTTGACCTAAACGCTTGGCAGGGCGAGGTCACCATCGCCGCCAGCGAATTTTCCTTGGGACGCCTTGCCGCGGTGTTGCCCGCCAACATGTTTCCGGACATCGACAAGACCCTCATCGATGCGTCGCTGAAGCTTTCGTTGCGCGACAAGCGAATTACCTACGAAGGCCAGTCGCACGTCTCGGGCCTGTCGCTTAGCCATCCGATGCTCGCGTCTGAGCCGCTAGTTGGCATCGATCTAGCCTCTGAATTTGGCGGCTGGCTCGACTGGCCCACCCGAGAATTGGTGCTGCGCGAGGCGCGCTTTGTCACGCGCGAGGTGCCACTTGTGCTTCGCGGCAACGTGCTGTTCGCGCACGCGTCTCGCGTCGCGGCGGACGGCACGCCGCAGCCGTTGGCGATGTTGACGGCGCAGGCCTCGGTGCCGTCAACGCCGTGCCAGCAAGTCTTGGAAGCCATCCCCTCGGCCATTGCGCCCTTTCTCCGCGAGTTCAAGCTGCAAGGCGATTTCGCGGCCGAGGTTGACCTTGCGATCGATTGGAACAACCTAGACGCGCTGGCGCTGCGCGCGGACATCGGGATGAACCGCTGCAAGGTGCTAAAGGCGCCGCAGGCGGTGGGCGAGCGGCTGAGGGGGGAGTTCACGCATCACGTCGAGATCGAGCAAAATGAGTGGATGTCCTTTGTCGTGGGGCCATCAAACCCGGATTTCGTGCCGTATGCAGCCTTGCCGCCGCATGTCGTGTATGCCGCGATGACGACCGAGGATCCGCGGTTCTTTAAGCACCATGGCTTCTTGCCGTCCGAGTTCGAAAAGGCGCTCGCGGCAAATCTCAAGGTTGGCTATTTCCGCCTCGGCGCGTCGCCGATGACGATGCAGCTGGTGAAAAATGTTTTGCTGTATCGCGAGAAAACGCTGTCGCGAAAATTCCAAGAGCTCTTCCTCACCTGGCACATCGAGCAAGTGCTGACCAAAGAGCGCATGCTCGAGATTTATTTCAATGTCGTCGAGTACGGGCCGGCCATCTACGGCGTCACGGCCGCCGCGCGAGAGTATTTCGCCAAGCCCGTCGCCGAGCTTACGCTTAAGGAGGCGGTGTTTCTCGCCAAGCTCTTGCCCTCGCCCAAGGCGCGCTACCGCCAGCTTTGCGAGGGCACCCTGCGCAAGTGGATGGAGGATGGCATCGGGCTTGCGCTCGAGCGCATGCTGCAGAAAACCTGGATCACGCCGAACGAGTACGAGGCCGCGCTGACCACGCCGCTGGTATTTGCGACTCGCAACGAATCGCGCGAGCAGTGCCTGGCGCGCGTGAAAACGGCGATCCAAAAAGCCCGGCCCACCACGCCGCGTGCCCCGCGGCCGCCGGCGCGACCGTAG